A genome region from Triticum aestivum cultivar Chinese Spring chromosome 2B, IWGSC CS RefSeq v2.1, whole genome shotgun sequence includes the following:
- the LOC123045712 gene encoding poly(A)-specific ribonuclease PARN, translating to MQCRRRLAPLLRAPPPKTLLPRLLSRLASSSSSSPPPPSSSGGDEAGNGSVAGVAVKQVTRGNLEEALEELRARVRDAAFVGIDLEMSGVTSAPWRDTFELDRADVRYLKLRDSAKRFAVLQLGVCPFRWDPAKSAFVAHPHNFFVFPRKELPYDSSSHEFLCQTTSLDFLAKHQFDFNTCFHEGISYLSRAQEEEALQKLNVLHHDGISAFPNTSKQEEDVQLKSTADLLFSERMKIRFNEWRDAISTNPRVDNHKLGSNKFNTDQFQTVFFKMRPAIMLDGFTSHQLKLIQLVLRKNFRDLMYVCTFGEDETSERRVVYTDNNEDSILLMKDVQEDLLRRRKAKVESAIGIRHVIDLIASERKLIVGHSCFLDIAQVYSKFIGPLPSSIKEFALAINRIFPHVVDTRHLMSASNAVQHLMRQKSKALSSAFSLLCPAFHSTAAEASILAPVRIEVEADETTLSCFASGAKHEAGYDAFMTGCVFAQLCAHIGVKFEDFTPKESLEMNKKLTKYINLLPPSFNSGTVLDLRTGMERPDACYKLRYPAAVHDNTVLIWGFQSGLSAKAIKGCICKVFGSASVTTVFSIDSTAVLVQFSTQESVNDFMDLKATLEKQDSAISVLHPLSTILEGGQTHAANYDTYTDICSSSVTKYLFADQANAVCSTSNSELRGENVDDGDALGTNSVLDETADTSVKQAEGTQHSSKKQDATDISCQDILDALQDGKTLFGKQTRRT from the exons AtgcagtgccgccgccgcctcgcccccctcctccgcgcgccgccgcccaaaaccctcctcccccgcctcctctcccgcctcgcctcctcctcctcctcctcccccccgccGCCCTCTAGCAGCGGCGGGGATGAAGCCGGGAACGGCAGCGTCGCCGGGGTGGCGGTGAAGCAGGTGACGCGGGGGAACCTGGAGGAGGCGCTGGAGGAGCTGCGGGCGCGGGTGCGCGACGCCGCGTTCGTCGGGATCGACCTTGAGATGAGCGGCGTCACCAGCGCCCCGTGGCGGGACACCTTCGAGCTCGACCGCGCCGACGTCCGGTACCTCAAGCTCCGCGACTCCGCCAAGCGCTTCGCCGTGCTGCAGCTCGGCGTCTGCCCCTTCCGCTGGGACCCCGCCAAGTCCGCCTTCGTCGCCCATCC GCATAACTTTTTTGTCTTCCCTCGCAAGGAGCTTCCATATGACAGTTCATCTCACGAATTTCTCTGTCAGACCACTTCACTTGACTTCCTAGCAAAACACCAGTTTGATTTCAACACGTGCTTCCATGAAG GAATATCTTATTTATCCAGAGCGCAAGAAGAAGAGGCTCTTCAGAAACTAAATGTACTGCATCATGATGGAATATCTGCATTTCCAAATACTTCTAAACAGGAAGAAGATGTGCAGTTAAAGAGTACTGCTGATCTTCTTTTCTCAGAGAGAATGAAGATCAGATTTAATGAGTGGCGTGATGCAATAAGCACCAACCCCAGGGTGGATAACCATAAGTTAGGAAGCAATAAATTCAACACAGACCAATTTCAGACAGTTTTCTTCAAAATGCGCCCAGCTATTATGCTTGATGGGTTTACGTCACATCAATTAAAGTTAATTCAACTG GTTTTAAGAAAAAACTTTAGAGATCTCATGTATGTTTGTACATTTGGTGAGGATGAAACATCAGAAAGGAGAGTAGTTTATACAGACAACAATGAAGACAGTATATTATTGATG AAAGATGTGCAAGAAGATCTACTCAGAAGAAGAAAAGCAAAAGTGGAATCAGCAATAGGAATCCGCCATGTCATTGATCTTATTGCCTCGGAAAGAAAATTGATTGTTGGTCACAGTTGTTTCCTAG ATATTGCACAAGTCTACTCCAAATTTATTGGGCCTCTTCCCTCATCCATTAAGGAATTTGCCTTGGCTATCAACAGAATTTTCCCACATGTTGTAGATACTAGGCATCTTATGTCTGCCAGCAATGCGGTTCAGCATCTGATGAGGCAGAAAAGCAAAGCACTTTCTTCAGCTTTCTCATTATTGTGCCCTGCATTTCATTCAACTGCTGCGGAAGCATCTATCCTGGCTCCTGTGAGAATAGAAGTCGAGGCAGATGAAACAAC GTTATCATGCTTTGCTTCAGGTGCTAAGCATGAGGCAGGGTATGATGCATTCATGACTGGATGTGTTTTTGCGCAGTTGTGTGCCCATATTGGCGTCAAATTTGAAGACTTCACACCTAAGGAGAGCCTAGAGATGAATAAGAAGCTGACGAAATATATCAATCTTCTGCCCCCTAGCTTTAACAGCGGAACAGTACTTGATTTGCGTACTGGAATGGAGAGACCAGATGCATGTTATAAGCTTAGATATCCTGCTGCTGTGCATGATAACACTGTTCTCATCTGGGGATTCCAATCTGGGCTGAGCGCAAAGGCTATAAAGGGCTGCATCTGCAAAGTGTTTGGCTCAGCTTCAGTAACGACAGTCTTCTCGATCGATTCCACTGCTGTTCTCGTTCAGTTCAGCACACAAGAGTCTGTAAATGATTTCATGGATCTGAAGGCTACGTTGGAGAAGCAAGATAGTGCTATTTCAGTCTTGCACCCTCTGTCAACTATATTAGAAGGAGGCCAAACACATGCCGCAAACTACGATACATACACAGACATCTGCAGCTCATCTGTAACGAAGTATCTCTTTGCTGATCAAGCTAATGCGGTGTGCTCAACTTCAAATAGTGAGCTCAGAGGTGAGAACGTAGATGACGGTGATGCACTGGGAACAAATAGCGTTCTTGATGAAACTGCGGATACCTCGGTAAAGCAGGCAGAAGGAACCCAGCATAGTTCCAAGAAGCAAGATGCTACTGATATTTCGTGCCAAGACATCTTGGATGCGCTTCAAGATGGCAAAACTTTGTTCGGCAAACAAACCAGGCGGACATGA
- the LOC123045713 gene encoding indole-3-glycerol phosphate synthase, chloroplastic — MEALATAPAPSRPGLPPPTRCSHLRRPKALAASKLPRRVIAALHMDGARAAPLRCTPAETDAAATTSDQTETAVEATEQGNNGAPAADAPASSIEGLDGIKIRRRPVTGPSVHHVGPFQFRLENVGNTPRNILEKIVWNKDVEIWQMKEKMPLYRLKGPLDNAPPARDFVAALKASYDRTALPALIAEVKKASPSRGVLRENFDPVEIAQAYEKNGAACLSVLTDSKFFQGSFDYLEAIRNAGVKCPLLCKEFIIDAWQLYYARSKGADAVLLIAAILPDRDISYMLKICKILGMAALVEVHDEREIDRVIGIDGIQLIGINNRNLETFEVDISNTKKLLEGERGQLITQKDIIVVGESGLFTPDHVSFVQDAGVKAILVGESLIKQEDPGKAIAGLFGKDISPVSSAV; from the exons ATGGAGGCGCTCGCTACCGCACCCGCGCCATCACGTCCAGGCCTCCCACCCCCGACCCGCTGCTCCCATCTCCGCCGCCCCAAAGCCCTAGCCGCCTCCAAGCTCCCTCGCCGCGTCATCGCCGCCCTTCACATGGACGGCGCCCGCGCCGCACCTCTTCGCTGCACTCCCGCCGAGACG GATGCGGCGGCGACGACCTCGGACCAGACTGAGACGGCGGTCGAAGCCACCGAGCAGGGCAACAACGGCGCCCCGGCGGCGGACGCCCCCGCCTCCAGCATCGAGGGGCTGGACGGGATAAAGATCCGGAGGCGCCCGGTCACGGGCCCGTCCGTGCACCACGTGGGCCCCTTCCAGTTCCGCCTCGAGAACGTGGGGAACACACCGCGCAACATCCTCGAGAAGATTGTCTGGAACAAGGACGTTGAGATTTGGCAG ATGAAGGAGAAAATGCCCTTGTACAGGCTGAAAGGCCCTCTGGACAATGCGCCTCCGGCCAGGGACTTTGTTGCTGCGCTGAAAGCGTCCTACGATCGGACTGCTCTGCCCGCTCTGATTGCGGAGGTGAAGAAGGCCTCGCCAAGTCGGGGGGTTCTCAGGGAGAATTTTGACCCG GTTGAGATCGCTCAAGCATATGAGAAAAATGGAGCAGCATGCTTAAGTGTTCTTACAGATTCAAAATTCTTTCAG GGAAGTTTCGACTATTTGGAGGCTATACGCAATGCTGGAGTGAAG TGTCCTCTTCTGTGCAAAGAATTCATCATTGATGCTTGGCAGCTTTACTATGCACGGTCTAAGGGAGCAGATGCTGTTCTTCTGATTGCTGCCATCTTACCTGATCGCGATATCAGTTATATGCTGAAAATATGCAAAATACTCGGGATGGCAGCTTTAGTTGAG GTGCATGATGAAAGGGAAATCGACCGTGTTATAGGGATAGACGGCATTCAGCTTATTGGCATCAATAACCGTAATCTTG AAACTTTCGAAGTTGACATTTCAAACACGAAAAAGCTTCTGGAGGGTGAACGGGGACAACTTATAACCCAGAAGGACATAATT GTCGTAGGCGAGTCCGGACTGTTCACGCCTGACCATGTTTCGTTCGTTCAGGATGCTGGGGTCAAAGCG ATTCTTGTCGGGGAGTCCCTCATCAAGCAGGAGGACCCTGGGAAAGCAATCGCCGGGCTTTTCGGCAAAGACATCTCGCCCGTGAGTAGTGCTGTGTAA
- the LOC100270667 gene encoding protection of telomeres protein 1b translates to MDASSSAAAVRERKRQREGGAVPSMAGGEAEYVYLPIAEALKASGIRVCLFAVVIEIGAAFRSRGTDFTLTLRIADQSRTSGISVTFFANNTALLPCVRSSGDIISLHNVVVKVLHGEFFVTIEKRFSSFALFGGMVSTEFRPYQISMKHQGTKHDNQILTQMRMWLVYHPPGLKDLELQLRNIKSDSTFDLVCKVLHVCEAPSGEWIFYVWDGTDTPPTELQTRLDMEAVTPTPLHPEEAPLPREVLCTLPCVGTVLRVFSNRFSKEILHLQKDIYWARFCNITCKQEFGMWKGSLLPSSRIRLLSNEDGSVIERLKTYDGRFATQVHREPMASLHMASDITDVEFKRAGYTTLMESLTHEQVTHKFKTLVRVVAAYPCQGKELHSLLTGDYCLRLTLEDPTARIHAYVHKDDAVSFFGGFLTLAALTRKMNRLLGVPEPEDDAEEGMAGGRNPPWIWCCLKSYRLDKYDPWGSRRYRIFGTEIRD, encoded by the exons ATGGACGCCTCGTCGTCAGCGGCGGCGGTGCGCGAGCGGAAGCGACAGCGCGAGGGAGGCGCGGTTCCATCGATGGCGGGCGGGGAGGCGGAGTACGTGTACCTGCCTATCGCCGAGGCCTTGAAGGCCTCCGGCATCCGGGTCTGCCTCTTCGCCGTCGTCATCGAGATCGGCGCCGCCTTCCGCAGCCGCGGAACCG ATTTCACTCTTACATTGAGGATAGCTGATCAATCACGTACATCTGGTATCTCCGTGACTTTCTTTGCTAACAACACTGCACTACTGCCATGTGTTAGGTCAAGCGGCGATATCATCAGTCTCCATAATGTTGTG GTAAAAGTGCTACATGGAGAATTCTTTGTAACTATTGAGAAAAGGTTTTCTTCGTTTGCACTATTTGGAGGGATGGTATCTACAGAGTTCAGGCCTTACCAGATTTCTATGAAACATCAAGGAACCAAACATGACAATCAAATTTTAACCCAGATGAGAATGTGGCTTGTGTATCATCCTCCAG GTCTGAAAGATCTTGAATTGCAGCTACGGAATATAAAGTCTGATTCTACTTTTGACCTTGTATGCAAG GTACTTCATGTCTGTGAAGCTCCCAGTGGCGAATGGATTTTTTATGTTTGGGATGGAACTGATACTCCTCCAACTGAGCTTCAGACACG TTTGGACATGGAAGCAGTTACACCAACCCCTCTGCATCCTGAAGAAGCGCCGTTACCCAGGGAGGTTCTATGCACACTGCCTTGTGTTGGAACTGTCCTGAGGGTATTCTCAAACAGATTTTCAAAGGAAATACTACACTTGCAAAAGGATATTTACTGGGCCCGGTTCTGCAATATTACTTGCAAACAGGAGTTTGGCATGTGGAAAGGCTCTTTGCTGCCTTCTAGTAGAATCCGTCTTTTATCTAATGAAGATGGCAGTGTCATTGAACGTTTGAA GACATATGATGGTCGTTTTGCCACCCAAGTTCATCGAGAGCCAATGGCTAGCCTCCACATGGCCTCTGATATTACTG ATGTGGAGTTCAAGAGAGCAGGTTACACGACATTAATGGAGTCGCTCACCCATGAACAG GTGACGCACAAATTCAAAACCCTGGTCCGTGTGGTGGCGGCATACCCTTGTCAAGGCAAAGAGCTGCATTCATTGTTGACGGGTGATTATTGCCTTCGGCTGACTCTCGAGGATCCTACAGCAAGAATCCATGCATACGTCCACAAGGATGATGCG GTGAGCTTTTTCGGCGGTTTCCTCACACTGGCCGCGCTGACCAGAAAGATGAACAGGCTGCTGGGCGTCCCGGAACCAGAAGACGATGCCGAGGAAGGCATGGCCGGAGGCAGGAACCCTCCCTGGATATGGTGCTGCCTGAAGTCGTACCGTCTGGACAAGTACGATCCCTGGGGCAGCCGACGGTACCGGATCTTCGGCACAGAGATCAGGGACTGA